The Lineus longissimus chromosome 2, tnLinLong1.2, whole genome shotgun sequence genome window below encodes:
- the LOC135482732 gene encoding tubulin delta chain-like: MSIVTIQVGQCGNQIGGQLFNTVMEDAHTSYPNVSKNIQRDYMQDTLETFFDVSPTKSEDDEVPKARAVMVDMEPKVISQTMQDAKKSGKWTYDPKQSFCQKRGSGNNWANGFCGHGPKARDSVMNLVRREVEKCDHFGGFLNLMSLAGGTGSGVGAYVTQCLRDEYPNSFIMNQVVWPYNTGEVIVQNYNAVLTLSHLYQSSDAILVMENDGIQKICSQLMNIKKISFRDMNRVISHQLASVLQPVQLYGGGRQLSNRLGRLLEHLVPHPEYKLLTLRNIPQMSEASIAYTVFQWHGMLKHLRQMLIANAAMEEGIDWHVRVNSAGGLAAHHNKSVSNLLVLRGKDINTTNIAPFREEKLYTSWVPKDSCLAVWQHDHPFHNYEKSAALLSNSQSPVVALDGIVGKAWQMFASRAYVHQYLKHGLAEEDFVDSFAGLEQVIRSYQAL, encoded by the exons ATGTCTATTGTGACAATTCAAGTTGGACAGTGTGGCAACCAGATCGGTGGCCAGCTCTTCAACACTGTGATGGAGGATGCCCATACCTCTTACCCAAATGTTTCCAAGAATATCCAAAGAGACTACATGCAAGATACCTTGGAGACATTCTTTGACGTTTCACCGACAAAGTCCG AAGATGACGAGGTTCCTAAGGCTAGAGCGGTGATGGTTGACATGGAGCCCAAGGTCATTTCACAGACAATGCAGGATGCCAAGAAGTCAGGCAAATGGACCTATGACCCGAAGCAGTCGTTCTGCCAAAAAAGGGGCTCGGGCAACAACTGGGCCAACGGATTCTGTGGGCATGGGCCTAAAGCCCGAGACAGCGTCATGAACTTAGTGCGAAGAGAAGTTGAAAAGTGTGACCATTTTGGTGGGTTTTTGAACCTGATGAGTTTGGCTGGCGGCACCGGCTCTGGCGTTGGTGCGTACGTGACGCAGTGTCTGAGGGACGAATATCCTAATTCGTTCATCATGAATCAAGTCGTCTGGCCCTATAACACCGGTGAAGTGATCGTACAGAACTACAACGCTGTCTTGACTTTGTCGCATTTGTACCAGTCCTCTGATGCCATTCTCGTCATGGAGAACGATGGAATTCAAAAGATCTGCTCGCAACTCATGAACATTAAGAAGATCTCGTTTCGAGATATGAACCGAGTCATATCACATCAGCTGGCAAGTGTCCTCCAGCCAGTTCAGCTATATGGTGGAGGGAGACAATTATCAAACAGACTAG GTCGCCTCCTAGAACACCTGGTCCCCCACCCAGAGTATAAGCTGCTCACTCTGAGAAACATTCCCCAGATGTCTGAGGCTTCGATAGCATACACCGTGTTCCAATGGCACGGCATGCTAAAACATTTGCGTCAGATGCTAATTGCAAATGCAGCCATGGAGGAAG GTATCGATTGGCACGTGCGGGTGAACTCCGCTGGTGGACTTGCTGCTCATCACAATAAATCTGTGAGCAACCTCTTGGTTCTACGGGGCAAGGATATCAATACCACCAACATTGCACCATTCAGGGAGGAGAAACTCTACACGTCTTGGGTACCAAAAGACTCGTGCCTGGCTGTCTGGCAACACGATCATCCCTTCCATAATTACGAGAAGTCAGCGGCTTTACTTAGTAATAGCCAGAGCCCTGTGGTGGCGTTAGATGGCATTGTTGGCAAGGCGTGGCAAATGTTCGCATCGAGAGCGTACGTGCATCAGTATTTGAAACATGGATTGGCGGAAGAGGACTTTGTGGATAGCTTTGCTGGTCTTGAACAGGTGATAAGAAGTTACCAGGCTTTATGA
- the LOC135482730 gene encoding phosphatidylinositol 3-kinase catalytic subunit type 3-like, which produces MAVETSAARFYYVYSSDLDVNVEIKIGTLEGMRERPKYKELINDPMLKYSGIYQEGCADLYVTCQVFEDHKPLALPVRTSYKAFSTRWNWNEWLTLPIKYSDLPRNAQLSLTVWDVYGTRDATPVGGTTIQVFGKYGTFRQGMHDLRVWPNVEADPSQPSTTPGKADRDKDQMANLAKLTKKHRNGHMPTVDWLDRLTFREIEMVNEKVKRDSNFMYLMVEFPQVILGETEYAVVYFEKDGDDVYQIRTYNDIVTVPDPEIAMENLVESKHHKLARSLRSGPADRDLKPNAATRDQLNLIVNYPPTKTLLSEDQDLVWKFRFYLSNQKKALTKFLKSVNWNVLQEAKQGLDLLRKWSPMDVDDALELLSPTFTDPSVRKYAVARLQQANDEDLLLYLLQLVQALKYENFDEIKAAAGRDSIQPGPTQLGATFLNENMTSSSSSLESRSPASSQSHSKGSSSTEEDVMSQSGSDSKDSSLQSKDSSLQSTDSQNGNNMDLATFLIHRACQNSVLCNYFFWYVLVESDDQESKDKKVIEMYNTVLRRFSHALMKGGKDFRLRRSQFVGQQKFMERLINLVKMVARESGNRKKKIEKLQALLADQEVVQYNFAGFEPLLLPLDPTIKIKAIIPEQATLFKSNMMPCRLTFKTVDDTEYIAIFKHGDDMRQDQLVLQIITLMDQLLRRENLDLKLTPYKVLATSSKDGLVQYISSISIAEVLTSEGSIQNFFRKHSPSENGPYGISPEVMDNYIKSCAGYCVVTYLLGVGDRHLDNLLLTKAGKLFHVDFGYILGRDPKPMPPPMKLSKEMVDAMGGTNSEHFHDFKKLCYTAFLHLRRSANLFLNLFSLMVDANVPDIALEPDKTVKKVQDKFRLDLTDEEAVHFMQSLLDVSVSAMMPALVEQMHKIAQYWRK; this is translated from the exons ATGGCAGTTGAGACGTCTGCAGCTAGGTTCTACTATGTCTATAGTAGTGATCTGGATGTTAATGTGGAAATCAAAAT TGGTACGCTTGAAGGAATGAGAGAGCGCCCGAAATACAAGGAGCTGATAAATGATCCCATGTTGAAGTACTCTGGCATCTACCAAGAAGGATGTGCAGACCTCTATGTCACTTGTCAAGTGTTTGAAGACCACAAGCCGTTGGCTCTACCAGTCAGGACCTCTTACAAAGCATTTAGTACCAGATGGAA CTGGAAcgagtggttaacactgccAATAAAGTACAGTGATTTGCCAAGGAATGCCCAACTTTCCCTGACAGTCTGGGACGTTTATGGAACTAGAGATGCAACACCGGTCGGAGGGACAACTATTCAAGTCTTTGGAAAGTATGG gACCTTCCGACAGGGAATGCACGATTTGAGGGTATGGCCAAATGTTGAGGCTGATCCGTCACAACCCAGCACCACCCCTGGAAAGGCAGACAGAGACAAGGACCAGATGGCAAATTTAGCAAAG CTTACAAAGAAACATCGAAATGGACATATGCCAACAGTTGATTGGTTGGACAGACTGACGTTCCGGGAAATTGAGATGGTCAATGAGAAAGTCAAGCGAGACTCGAACTTTATGTATTTGATGGTTGAATTCCCACAAGTGATACTAGGAGAAACAGAATATGCTGTGGTTTACTTTGAAAAG GATGGTGATGATGTTTACCAAATCCGGACTTACAATGACATTGTTACAGTCCCCGACCCTGAGATAGCTATG gAAAATCTTGTCGAGAGTAAACATCACAAACTCGCCAGAAGCCTACGAAGTGGTCCGGCCGATCGAGACCTGAAGCCAAATGCTGCCACCAGAGACCAGCTCAACCTTATTGTCAATTATCCACCAACTAAGACTTTGTTATCAGAAGATCAGGATCTAGTCTGGAAGTTTAGATTTTATCTCTCAAATCAGAAAAAG GCCCTGACAAAGTTTCTCAAATCTGTGAACTGGAACGTGCTGCAGGAGGCCAAGCAGGGTCTGGATTTACTGAGGAAGTGGAGCCCGATGGACGTGGATGATGCCCTCGAGTTATTGTCACCCACCTTCACTGACCCGTCGGTGAGGAAATATGCCGTGGCAAGGCTACAACAGGCAAATGATGAG GATTTGTTACTGTACCTCCTCCAGCTTGTGCAAGCCCTCAAATACGAGAACTTCGATGAAATCAAGGCGGCTGCTGGCAGGGACTCCATACAGCCGGGCCCAACACAGCTTGGTGCGACGTTCTTGAATGAGAACATGACGTCGAGTTCATCGTCATTAGAAAGCAG GTCACCCGCTAGCAGCCAATCCCATTCGAAAGGCTCTTCCAGTACCGAGGAAGACGTGATGAGCCAGAGTGGCTCAGACAGCAAGGACAGCAGTCTTCAGAGCAAAGACAGCAGTCTTCAGAGTACAGACTCACAAAATGGAAATAAC ATGGACTTGGCCACATTCCTGATCCACCGAGCATGCCAGAATTCTGTCCTATGTAATTACTTTTTCTGGTACGTGTTGGTCGAGAGTGATGACCAGGAGTCGAAAGATAAGAAGGTGATCGAAATGTACAACACGGTGCTGCGAAGGTTTAGCCACGCGTTGATGAAG GGCGGTAAGGATTTCCGTTTGAGACGGTCACAGTTCGTAGGGCAGCAGAAGTTCATGGAGAGACTGATCAACTTGGTCAAGATGGTCGCAAGGGAGAGTGGCAATAGAAAGAAAAAA ATAGAGAAGCTACAAGCCCTCTTAGCTGACCAGGAGGTAGTGCAGTACAACTTCGCCGGCTTTGAACCCCTGCTCTTACCCTTGGACCCCACTATCAAAATCAAAGCAATCATTCCAGAGCAAGCGACTCTTTTTAAG AGTAACATGATGCCTTGCCGGCTCACATTCAAAACAGTGGACGACACTGAATACATTGCAATATTCAAACATGGCGATGACATGCGACAAGACCAGCTTGTCCTGCAGATCATCACACTCATGGATCAG CTCTTACGCCGTGAGAACCTTGACCTGAAGTTGACCCCCTACAAGGTGCTAGCCACGAGCAGTAAAGATGGCTTAGTCCAGTATATTAGTTCAATCTCCATCGCAGAGGTCCTGACATCAGAAGGCTCAATACAAAACTTCTTCCGTAAACATTCCCCCAGTGAAAATGGACCGTATGGTATATCACCAGAAGTTATGGATAATTACATCAAAAGTTGTG CTGGATACTGTGTGGTGACATACCTTCTCGGTGTTGGTGATCGTCATTTAGACAATCTTCTGCTGACAAAAGCAG GTAAACTGTTTCACGTTGACTTTGGCTACATCCTTGGGCGGGACCCCAAACCGATGCCGCCCCCTATGAAGCTGAGTAAAGAGATGGTAGACGCCATGGGAGGAACAAACAGTGAACACTTCCATGATTTCAAGAAGTTATGCTATACTGCTTTTCTCCATTTGAGAAG ATCCGCCAACCTTTTCCTGAACTTGTTCTCCCTGATGGTCGACGCCAATGTTCCCGACATTGCCCTCGAGCCCGACAAGACGGTGAAGAAGGTACAGGATAAGTTCCGTCTTGATCTCACGGACGAGGAAGCGGTCCACTTCATGCAGAGTCTTCTTGATGTCAGCGTGTCGGCCATGATGCCTGCATTGGTGGAACAGATGCACAAAATTGCACAG taCTGGAGGAAATGA
- the LOC135482734 gene encoding uncharacterized protein LOC135482734 gives MMRNVAVVARQAYTCLCKPSYCHSHRVCNATLYQARQIHKTSVMSVLDKDVDKRAVTSASLKTVKEETPSEEVEIKLEGMMASGIPFPSLETHSMVIDGTRYDELPIVHIQATRNNTIVALTDFKGDIITSSSAGAEGFRNARKGTNIAGQAVGLTIGKRAVERGLKFLRVAAREYGPGRLPAIKGLQMSGLQIVSITDSTRAPFNTGRPRKQKRL, from the exons ATGATGAGAAATGTGGCGGTGGTGGCTCGCCAGGCATACACTTGCCTGTGCAAGCCATCATATTGTCATTCCCATCGTGTGTGCA ATGCAACATTGTATCAAGCTAGACAAATTCATAAAACATCAGTGATGTCTGTCCTAGACAAAGATGTGGACAAGAGAGCTGTGACTAGTGCATCGCTTAAAACGGTCAAAGAGGAAACGCCTTCTGAGGAGGTTGAAATCAAGCTGGAAGGCATGATGGC GTCGGGTATACCATTTCCCTCACTGGAGACCCATTCCATGGTCATCGATGGCACACGCTACGATGAGCTGCCAATTGTTCATATTCAGGCTACTCGGAACAACACCATCGTGGCCTTGACAGACTTTaaaggtgacatcatcaccTCATCGTCTGCA GGTGCTGAAGGATTCAGAAATGCTAGGAAGGGTACGAATATAGCAGGACAAGCTGTTGGTTTAACTATAGGAAAG CGAGCAGTTGAAAGAGGGTTAAAGTTTTTACGTGTTGCTGCCAGGGAATACGGCCCTGGAAGACTG CCAGCTATCAAAGGACTCCAGATGAGTGGACTTCAGATCGTTTCAATAACAGACTCCACAAGAGCACCATTTAACACTGGCCGTCCAAGGAAACAAAAACGATTATAA